In the genome of Neodiprion pinetum isolate iyNeoPine1 chromosome 2, iyNeoPine1.2, whole genome shotgun sequence, one region contains:
- the T48 gene encoding uncharacterized protein T48: MGNLATVVRLGAAFLPYLMDYARGEEESRGCVMKEGRCVKCRGGTILHRGTCVQTCPSGYTEGWLTQDDYMGKVCKESNYMFGLTGSQVAILVGVVSGATICIFIILCGVVVVHRRKRKAAKLVQQFEDSAERREFLKHLATLRGEANTFLSMLNDTRRQVREIYYAGNNGDGAVGVQAYRPVLRDLARILVLVNRRDDEIPFPPDDWQRLLAWAERLLRRYKRHSSPEVAQLVTFLQQPANSIPLAPPQPITITQQTQPYEPRATPTNLTTFQANMPLTTFQASEKSSISPAGSSLGYAKDNHSPIGSSLGQNSCSVYNEKLSPNGSTLGQTVPLVYGDQKRGQNTNSNLQELAVSTFNHNYNSGAASPQSDSIGIETESSILDRELNPQWEFQSPVEAANYTILSDWLPNRDYLVDDFTILGFRPQDEITTEL; the protein is encoded by the exons GATGTGTGATGAAAGAAGGGAGATGCGTGAAATGCAGAGGAGGTACTATACTTCACCGAGGTACCTGCGTTCAAACTTGTCCATCAGGGTACACCGAGGGCTGGCTTACTCAGGATGATTATATGGGCAAAGTGTGCAAAGAGAGCAACTACATGTTTGGCCTAACTGGAAGTCAGGTTGCAATATTGGTCGGCGTTGTGTCAGGGGCGACGATATGCATCTTCATTATATTATGCGGCGTCGTAGTTGTCCacagaagaaaaagaaaggcgGCAAAGCTAGTACAGCAATTTGAGGATAG TGCTGAACGAAGAGAGTTTTTGAAGCATCTAGCGACATTGAGGGGTGAAGCAAACACTTTTCTCTCTATGCTAAATGATACCAGAAGACAAGTTAGAGAAATATATTATGCCGGTAACAATGGAGATGGTGCTGTAGGTGTTCAAGCCTACAG GCCAGTGCTTCGTGATCTGGCAAGAATTTTGGTTCTCGTCAACAGAAGAGACGACGAGATTCCTTTTCCCCCTGACGACTGGCAGAGGCTTTTGGCTTGGGCTGAAAGGTTATTGCGACGATACAAAAGGCACAGTTCACCTGAG GTGGCCCAGCTGGTAACGTTCCTTCAGCAACCAGCGAACTCAATTCCACTAGCACCGCCTCAGCCGATCACAATCACGCAACAGACACAGCCTTATGAGCCTAGAGCAACACCCACGAATCTCACAACATTCCAAGCAAATATGCCACTAACAACGTTTCAAGCAAGTGAAAAATCTAGCATAAGTCCGGCAGGTTCGAGCTTAGGATATGCTAAAGATAATCACAGCCCGATCGGCTCGAGCCTCGGGCAAAATAGCTGTAGCgtttataatgaaaaattgagtcCAAACGGCTCGACTTTGGGTCAAACTGTTCCCCTGGTTTATGGTGATCAGAAACGAGGGCAGAATACAAATTCGAACCTACAAGAGCTAGCTGTATCTACGTTTaatcataattataattcGGGAGCTGCTTCACCTCAGAGCGACAGCATCGGAATTGAAACCGAGTCCAGTATTTTGGACAGAGAACTAAACCCCCAGTGGGAATTTCAGTCGCCGGTTGAAGCTGCCAATTACACTATTTTGTCCGATTGGCTGCCGAATCGAGATTACCTCGTAGACGATTTTACTATTTTAGGATTCAGACCTCAAGACGAAATTACTACTGAGTTATAA